One window from the genome of Cryobacterium sp. GrIS_2_6 encodes:
- a CDS encoding glycosyltransferase: MSKKTMRPTIMYSFAEPDAAANPYVVMVARETAKDFNVRYFSWRNAIFSRYDVFHSHWPEYQVRGTSVAKTALRAAAAALWLVRLHLLRTPVIVTMHNQDSHDSLTRVDRLFLRFFLPLVSVEIFLNDSAENDYSKGVVILHGTYRDWYDRVTPEKSADAPTRVTYFGLVRPYKGVEILIEAFTTLRRNDVELLIAGKSLDPDYLAQLHEAAAESDAVRFDTRHIPDELLSRIVADADLIVLPYRYMYNSGALLLALSFDTPTLVPDTPTNRSIRQEVGEEWVQLFEWPLTAEALESAITVAKLKAIDGTHPDMSRRTWAVMRTQHSSLYSSLIELRSQHRSRPGESEMREIRSRATPAS, from the coding sequence GTGAGCAAGAAGACCATGAGGCCCACAATCATGTACTCGTTCGCAGAGCCAGATGCGGCGGCGAACCCCTACGTCGTAATGGTCGCGCGCGAGACGGCCAAGGACTTCAACGTCCGCTATTTCTCCTGGCGAAATGCGATCTTCTCCCGATACGACGTCTTCCACTCCCACTGGCCTGAATATCAGGTCCGTGGCACATCCGTCGCGAAGACCGCCCTCAGGGCGGCCGCTGCCGCCCTGTGGCTCGTCCGCTTGCATCTCTTGCGAACGCCAGTGATCGTCACGATGCACAATCAGGACAGCCACGACAGCTTGACCAGGGTCGACCGACTATTCCTGCGGTTCTTCCTTCCACTGGTTTCGGTGGAGATATTCCTCAACGACTCGGCGGAAAACGATTACTCGAAGGGCGTGGTCATACTCCATGGGACCTACCGCGACTGGTATGACCGCGTCACGCCCGAGAAGTCTGCCGACGCACCCACCCGGGTCACCTATTTCGGGCTCGTGCGCCCATACAAGGGTGTGGAGATCCTCATCGAAGCATTCACGACTCTCCGACGGAACGACGTCGAACTCCTGATCGCCGGCAAGTCCCTGGATCCGGACTACCTGGCGCAACTACATGAGGCGGCCGCGGAATCCGATGCCGTCCGTTTTGATACCCGCCATATCCCGGACGAGTTGCTCTCCCGGATTGTGGCCGACGCGGACTTGATCGTCCTGCCGTACCGCTACATGTACAACTCCGGAGCCTTGCTCTTGGCGCTGTCCTTCGACACGCCGACGCTTGTGCCGGACACTCCCACAAACCGAAGTATCCGACAGGAGGTCGGTGAGGAGTGGGTCCAGCTGTTTGAATGGCCGCTGACTGCGGAGGCACTGGAATCTGCCATTACCGTGGCCAAGCTCAAGGCGATCGACGGGACTCACCCCGATATGTCCCGCCGCACCTGGGCCGTGATGAGGACCCAGCACAGCAGCCTCTATAGCTCACTCATTGAGCTGCGTTCGCAGCACAGGTCCCGGCCAGGGGAATCGGAAATGCGGGAGATCCGCAGTCGCGCCACACCCGCGAGCTGA
- a CDS encoding glycosyltransferase family 4 protein — protein sequence MNTPLKVLIVTQSLEIWGAERTLIELSKRVDHERIQLTFLVAHSSPLAAVVRDLGFAVVNHRFARHPALERNGGLQGAGVRLLLLEALSAWGGGWRLAPVLRRFDLVLSFSIWQAIETSVASKLSRRPLVLDLHETFSGRRGHSVVRALARLSRGVIAPSLSVLQRSGLEPSSTISVIPRPVTVPLDHPKIPHLRPSDILVGVFGQISPHKGVDSVIESVAACRSDSVRVLIVGGRPEEIRTDYENNVRSSAARLGARASVADTVPHVGELMSTCDFVVNASDHEAFGRGIVEAIAARAVPISVGDSGPKEIIQDTGIGVALDSISQLTGYLDSLADGTVPRPKVDDESRAAALAQYDPIRIADAYFRTLEQLAGGTMDGARPLDSSQTRL from the coding sequence ATGAATACTCCGCTGAAGGTTCTCATCGTCACGCAGTCCCTTGAAATCTGGGGCGCCGAACGCACGCTCATCGAGTTGAGCAAGCGAGTCGACCACGAGCGCATCCAACTGACCTTTCTGGTCGCCCATTCGTCTCCACTTGCCGCAGTGGTCCGTGACTTGGGGTTCGCCGTTGTCAACCATCGTTTCGCACGCCATCCCGCGTTGGAGCGCAATGGCGGACTCCAAGGCGCTGGAGTTCGACTTCTCCTTTTGGAAGCGCTGTCAGCCTGGGGAGGCGGGTGGCGTCTCGCTCCCGTGCTCCGCCGTTTCGATCTTGTGCTGTCCTTCAGCATCTGGCAGGCGATCGAGACTTCCGTGGCGTCCAAACTCAGTCGCCGCCCTTTGGTACTGGATCTCCACGAGACGTTCTCGGGTCGGCGCGGTCACTCCGTCGTCCGCGCCCTTGCACGACTTTCACGGGGCGTCATCGCCCCGTCACTCTCCGTCCTGCAGAGGAGCGGCCTGGAGCCGAGTTCTACCATCAGCGTGATTCCACGACCGGTGACCGTCCCACTGGACCATCCGAAGATTCCGCACCTCAGGCCCAGCGATATCCTGGTCGGAGTGTTCGGGCAGATTTCCCCCCACAAGGGTGTCGACAGTGTTATCGAGTCCGTGGCGGCGTGCCGTAGCGACAGCGTCCGGGTCCTCATTGTCGGCGGACGGCCGGAAGAGATTCGCACCGACTATGAGAATAATGTGAGATCCAGCGCAGCAAGGTTGGGCGCTCGCGCTTCCGTGGCGGACACGGTTCCTCACGTCGGCGAGCTCATGTCGACCTGCGATTTCGTCGTAAATGCATCCGACCACGAGGCCTTCGGCCGGGGAATCGTCGAGGCCATTGCGGCTCGGGCCGTCCCCATTTCCGTCGGCGACTCAGGTCCGAAGGAAATCATCCAGGACACCGGAATCGGGGTGGCACTCGATTCGATTTCTCAACTGACCGGGTATCTCGACTCTCTGGCAGACGGGACAGTCCCTAGGCCGAAAGTGGACGATGAATCCCGGGCCGCCGCGCTCGCACAGTACGACCCGATAAGAATCGCAGACGCGTACTTCCGCACGCTCGAGCAGCTCGCAGGGGGCACGATGGACGGCGCGCGGCCGCTCGACTCCAGTCAGACGCGATTATGA
- a CDS encoding DapH/DapD/GlmU-related protein, with translation MLASFIARKFADRARGLVRGYPSTYIGRRVVLRSRGNLTLGGQTSIGTLVTIDALSRSGVHLGSQVTIDQNAVLRGSGVIRHLGEGIRIGSRTSIGAFNVILGQGGIEIGADCLLGPNVTVVSENHVYTKMGVPIREQGEVRIPTRIGNDVWIGAGVVVLGGSSIGDGAVIAAGAVVRGDIPANAIAGGVPARVLGSRGDA, from the coding sequence ATGCTGGCATCGTTCATCGCCCGCAAGTTCGCAGACCGAGCACGGGGTCTGGTCCGAGGGTATCCGAGCACCTACATCGGGCGCCGCGTGGTGCTGCGATCACGAGGCAACCTTACACTGGGTGGACAGACCTCGATTGGCACGCTGGTGACCATCGATGCGCTGTCGCGGTCCGGCGTGCATCTGGGCAGCCAGGTCACGATCGATCAAAACGCCGTTCTGCGCGGTTCTGGTGTCATCCGTCACCTCGGTGAGGGCATCAGGATCGGATCGAGAACCTCGATCGGTGCCTTCAACGTCATCCTGGGGCAAGGCGGAATCGAGATCGGCGCGGACTGTCTCCTGGGGCCGAACGTGACTGTCGTGTCGGAAAACCACGTCTACACGAAAATGGGGGTCCCCATTCGCGAACAAGGTGAGGTGCGCATTCCAACGCGCATCGGGAACGATGTATGGATCGGAGCCGGCGTCGTCGTTCTCGGTGGATCCTCGATCGGTGATGGTGCGGTCATCGCCGCGGGTGCAGTCGTGCGCGGCGACATCCCAGCCAATGCCATCGCCGGGGGAGTCCCGGCCCGAGTCCTGGGTTCGCGGGGTGACGCATGA
- a CDS encoding glycosyltransferase family 1 protein gives MKVLFDAFWWFGGPPSGRNVLRSLVLAWSQEFPDDHLTLEIPAVDLPRRGEIRESLPNAEILTRRARLHAASVVLRPGFRECFDTVISQNFVTPFSRQHRTVFLHDAIFQEHPEWFSRKERIYLSVIPGLLRWAQLIATSSHAEKDRIQRLNHRMRTPVVAVGLGVPQPLGHSTATLTSLPLKPGRYILAVGRINVRKNIDTLARALLQRGTIAPEFPLVIVGNPDGISGEQHSTVQGIAAGSILSAGGVSDSELLWLYENCAVFAFPSLDEGFGLPVLEALNAGARLALSAIPAFTEFGDVGQFFDPEDIDDIADKVSAAIVAERPRLPDPSRYEWSTIVRRLRTEISDSIAASRTGGEK, from the coding sequence GTGAAAGTTCTTTTTGACGCCTTTTGGTGGTTCGGGGGACCTCCCAGCGGAAGGAATGTCCTTCGCAGCCTCGTCCTGGCCTGGTCTCAGGAATTTCCGGATGATCATCTCACCCTGGAGATCCCTGCAGTTGACCTGCCCAGGCGCGGCGAGATCCGGGAGTCGCTGCCGAATGCCGAAATCCTCACCCGCCGTGCACGCCTGCATGCGGCGAGCGTCGTCTTGCGCCCCGGATTCCGTGAATGTTTCGACACTGTGATCAGCCAGAACTTCGTGACACCGTTCTCACGCCAGCATCGAACGGTGTTCTTGCACGACGCCATCTTTCAGGAGCATCCGGAATGGTTCTCACGCAAGGAACGCATCTACCTGTCGGTCATCCCGGGACTGCTGAGATGGGCGCAGCTGATAGCCACCTCATCCCACGCGGAGAAGGATCGAATCCAGAGGCTCAACCACCGTATGAGGACGCCGGTCGTGGCAGTCGGTTTGGGCGTACCGCAACCGTTGGGCCACTCGACGGCGACACTGACGAGCCTTCCACTCAAACCGGGACGCTATATTCTGGCCGTTGGGCGCATCAACGTCCGGAAGAATATCGACACACTGGCGCGCGCCTTGCTCCAGCGAGGCACGATAGCGCCCGAGTTTCCGTTGGTGATCGTCGGAAATCCGGACGGCATTTCCGGTGAACAGCACAGCACAGTCCAGGGAATCGCTGCCGGCTCCATCCTCAGCGCCGGTGGCGTCAGTGACTCCGAACTCCTCTGGCTTTACGAGAACTGTGCAGTCTTCGCGTTCCCCAGTCTCGATGAAGGCTTCGGTCTGCCCGTTCTGGAGGCTCTCAATGCCGGTGCACGCCTCGCGCTCAGCGCCATTCCGGCCTTCACGGAATTCGGAGATGTTGGGCAGTTCTTCGATCCGGAGGACATCGACGACATCGCCGACAAGGTGTCGGCGGCCATCGTCGCCGAGCGACCGCGACTCCCCGACCCGTCCCGCTACGAATGGTCCACCATCGTGCGTCGGCTGAGGACTGAGATATCCGATTCGATAGCCGCTTCGCGCACCGGGGGAGAGAAATGA
- a CDS encoding glycosyltransferase, translated as MTKSVAIIGTRGYPSYYGGFETAVRSLAPYLSDHDWKVVVYGRPGATKVDDTTLDQRVSAVETWGLETKSLSTLSFGLSSTLHALIRKPDVALVMNVANGFWLPLLRARGIPVLVNVDGIEWERAKWGMAAKAMFRSGAWLTARFASQIVCDSKEIARRWRNAYGIDGVFIPYGGTLTSDLPVEAGLKHRGYVLVVARFVPENTIPEFLDAAELISTSIPVVIVGSSGYGGVLDEAARELAARNSNVQWLGHVNDDQRLFSLWNHAAVYFHGHSVGGTNPALVQAMACGAPTVARDTVYNREVLGEDGAFVSPDPQSIHDGIMTVVHAPERAEALAASALRRVKDSYTWEIVDGAYDRALTALSRSRK; from the coding sequence ATGACGAAATCAGTCGCCATCATCGGCACCCGCGGATATCCCAGCTACTACGGCGGGTTCGAAACCGCGGTGAGGAGTCTCGCACCGTACTTGTCCGATCACGACTGGAAGGTCGTTGTTTACGGGCGGCCCGGAGCGACGAAGGTAGACGATACGACTCTGGACCAACGTGTGTCCGCCGTCGAAACCTGGGGCCTTGAAACGAAGTCTTTGAGTACTTTGTCGTTCGGTCTTTCCTCAACGCTCCACGCCCTTATTCGAAAGCCAGACGTCGCGCTAGTCATGAACGTCGCGAATGGGTTCTGGCTGCCGCTCCTTCGTGCCCGAGGCATTCCCGTCCTGGTCAACGTAGACGGAATCGAATGGGAGCGCGCCAAGTGGGGAATGGCCGCAAAGGCCATGTTTCGGTCCGGAGCCTGGCTTACCGCCCGGTTCGCATCCCAGATCGTGTGCGATTCGAAGGAAATCGCGCGGCGCTGGCGCAATGCCTACGGCATCGATGGTGTCTTCATCCCTTATGGCGGAACGCTGACCTCGGACCTGCCTGTCGAGGCGGGCCTCAAGCACCGCGGTTATGTGCTTGTTGTCGCTCGTTTCGTGCCCGAAAACACGATTCCAGAGTTCCTGGACGCGGCGGAGTTGATCAGCACGTCGATCCCCGTCGTCATCGTCGGTTCGTCGGGTTATGGGGGAGTCCTGGACGAAGCGGCGAGGGAACTCGCCGCTCGTAATTCGAATGTCCAGTGGTTGGGGCATGTGAACGACGATCAGCGCCTGTTCTCCCTATGGAACCATGCAGCAGTCTATTTCCATGGGCACAGCGTCGGTGGGACCAACCCGGCCCTGGTCCAAGCCATGGCGTGTGGCGCCCCGACCGTGGCCCGGGACACGGTCTACAACCGAGAAGTCCTCGGTGAGGACGGTGCATTTGTCAGTCCCGACCCGCAGTCGATTCATGACGGCATCATGACCGTGGTCCACGCACCTGAGCGGGCCGAAGCCCTGGCCGCCTCGGCTCTCCGACGAGTGAAGGATTCCTACACGTGGGAGATTGTCGATGGAGCCTACGATAGGGCGCTCACCGCGCTGTCCCGGAGCCGGAAGTGA
- a CDS encoding glycosyltransferase encodes MRRAKTIVISAFAANPAMSSETGIGWSFIKVTAQLAMERGLDVVVVMNLRSKGPVDAQLQAEGLDGVVETIGIDMPPGLRVLKKPQLTRFEYVVWWMLAGRVMRSLEASRPVFLAHHVTFATEVFPTPITAFSRRVFKVWGPIGSAGDSAVYKVKPLAMGVRREALTQALRDRIALLPAKAFGRRVDLVVAQNQAVGKIFERLGVRARVFPNVILKPELERAIDAARRLRSDAEDQPSQALRILSVGHLVPRKRFDLGLQALTHPLLENAHYELLGKPLEGVADSLPALAAELGVSDRVVFRGKLPRDQVLAAMATSDVFFHPSGREGASGVIGEATAIGIPVVCFANTGASSVLEEAGTSGVMIPATADLSVSTIAEALLEAARLPRAHTTLWTEARFKNFMQELIAEGMERSITREDATQPQPQPQPQTQTQPQSQPESESERSEHP; translated from the coding sequence ATGAGACGAGCCAAGACCATCGTGATCAGCGCGTTCGCTGCGAATCCTGCGATGAGCAGCGAAACCGGAATCGGCTGGTCCTTCATCAAGGTGACTGCGCAACTGGCCATGGAGCGGGGCCTCGACGTCGTCGTGGTCATGAACCTGAGGTCCAAAGGGCCGGTGGACGCCCAGTTGCAAGCAGAGGGGCTCGACGGTGTCGTTGAAACGATCGGAATCGATATGCCCCCCGGCCTGAGGGTTCTGAAGAAACCCCAGCTGACTCGGTTCGAATACGTGGTTTGGTGGATGCTGGCCGGCCGCGTGATGCGCTCCCTGGAGGCCTCGCGTCCGGTTTTTCTGGCGCACCACGTCACCTTCGCCACCGAAGTGTTCCCAACGCCCATCACCGCATTCTCACGGAGAGTCTTCAAGGTATGGGGACCTATCGGGTCGGCCGGCGACAGCGCCGTCTACAAGGTGAAGCCCTTGGCGATGGGCGTTCGCCGGGAGGCCCTCACCCAGGCCCTGCGCGATCGAATTGCTCTCCTGCCGGCCAAGGCATTCGGGCGACGAGTGGACTTGGTGGTGGCCCAGAATCAGGCCGTCGGTAAGATCTTCGAGCGCTTGGGAGTCCGAGCGCGGGTGTTTCCGAATGTGATCTTGAAGCCCGAGCTGGAAAGAGCCATCGATGCGGCGAGAAGGCTCCGGTCCGACGCAGAGGATCAGCCGTCGCAGGCACTGCGAATTCTCTCGGTTGGACATCTCGTGCCTCGGAAGCGGTTCGACCTGGGACTTCAGGCCCTCACGCATCCGCTTCTCGAGAACGCCCACTATGAGCTGCTGGGGAAGCCGCTCGAGGGCGTCGCCGACAGCCTGCCCGCACTTGCCGCGGAGTTGGGAGTTTCCGATCGCGTCGTCTTCCGCGGGAAGCTGCCGCGCGATCAGGTGCTGGCCGCCATGGCCACCTCCGACGTTTTCTTCCACCCGTCGGGCAGGGAAGGGGCGAGCGGAGTGATCGGAGAGGCTACAGCAATCGGGATCCCTGTTGTCTGCTTCGCGAACACGGGCGCTTCGTCTGTCCTGGAGGAAGCCGGCACCAGCGGTGTGATGATTCCGGCGACGGCGGATCTCTCGGTTTCCACGATTGCGGAGGCCCTGCTCGAGGCCGCGAGATTACCCCGGGCACACACCACGTTGTGGACCGAGGCAAGATTCAAGAACTTCATGCAGGAACTGATCGCTGAGGGTATGGAACGCTCAATCACCCGAGAGGACGCTACCCAGCCCCAGCCCCAGCCCCAGCCCCAGACCCAGACCCAGCCCCAGTCCCAGCCCGAGTCCGAGTCCGAGCGCAGCGAACATCCGTGA
- a CDS encoding O-antigen ligase family protein gives MATLVISGAFVALAVVTSAANAPDPLKSIWIALQIALGIVAYFALTKSSASRLDMVKIGTVVIGCIAALSVVSYLGRTYLGLPASLTPGVAADSRLIGFSFETNIFATQCVGWLAVMYCWRQSLSRSSLWGAGILVLAVALAGTRSAWIGLGILIVVMVATKWRRSPAFIPIIAATAAVSLLAVALLPAPTGGAVESSNSLSWRLGHLLDTQSGTGAYRADIFKTALADIDTLARWLFGSGLNSFSQFHERDTTNTGRPYLSSVWYAMLYDVGLVGLVLFVVLLVVMAFRNHRRLDAFIVLSILLVCSSATNSFWMTFTWIYLALIPLHAKGGDSPEPRTLGISSPALEGSSRS, from the coding sequence GTGGCCACCCTCGTGATTTCCGGGGCATTCGTCGCCCTTGCTGTCGTGACATCAGCCGCGAATGCACCCGACCCGTTGAAGAGCATCTGGATCGCGCTTCAGATCGCGCTCGGCATCGTGGCCTACTTCGCTCTGACCAAGAGCAGCGCGTCAAGACTGGACATGGTCAAGATCGGCACCGTTGTGATCGGATGCATCGCGGCGCTGAGCGTTGTCAGCTATCTCGGGAGAACCTATCTCGGACTCCCGGCGAGTCTCACGCCCGGGGTCGCAGCCGACTCTCGTCTCATCGGCTTCTCATTCGAAACGAACATCTTCGCAACCCAGTGTGTGGGCTGGCTGGCAGTGATGTACTGCTGGCGGCAGTCATTATCCCGGTCGTCACTCTGGGGCGCCGGCATTCTGGTTCTGGCTGTGGCCCTTGCCGGAACACGTTCCGCCTGGATCGGCCTCGGCATCTTGATCGTAGTGATGGTGGCCACGAAATGGCGCAGGTCGCCGGCTTTTATCCCCATCATCGCGGCCACGGCGGCTGTCTCCCTGCTGGCGGTTGCCCTATTGCCGGCGCCCACGGGAGGAGCCGTCGAATCGTCCAATTCGCTCTCGTGGCGGCTGGGACATCTCCTGGACACTCAGTCAGGAACCGGAGCCTATCGGGCCGACATTTTCAAGACGGCGCTCGCCGACATCGACACACTCGCACGGTGGCTTTTCGGAAGCGGCCTGAACTCGTTCTCACAATTCCACGAACGGGATACGACAAACACGGGCCGGCCATACCTGAGTTCCGTGTGGTACGCGATGCTCTACGACGTGGGTCTCGTTGGACTTGTCCTGTTCGTCGTGCTCCTCGTGGTGATGGCATTCAGGAACCACCGACGCCTGGACGCCTTTATCGTGCTGAGCATCCTATTGGTCTGCTCCTCCGCAACGAACTCGTTCTGGATGACGTTCACCTGGATCTACCTGGCACTCATCCCGCTTCACGCAAAGGGGGGCGACTCCCCGGAACCACGAACACTCGGGATCAGTAGCCCGGCACTGGAAGGATCATCCCGGTCATGA